Proteins encoded within one genomic window of Aquarana catesbeiana isolate 2022-GZ linkage group LG03, ASM4218655v1, whole genome shotgun sequence:
- the LOC141134009 gene encoding olfactory receptor 9I1-like codes for MVLTYGNYTVQFIIVGFSDSAELRIPLFLFFLCVYILTVLGNLVLILLICFSNTLYRPMYFFLCNLSSLDIVYTTVTSPKLISIFTTNNGIISLTECITQLFFFVSFWNTEYFLLTVMSYDRYLAICRPLHYTLIMSRKACTVAVAGTWLGGMLGSIAPTTTTFMATYRASNELNHFFCDIKVLEKVAISDTTSIRNAILLHGLLCVTTSFIFTLISYIYIISTILKIQSRAGKYKAFSTCASHLSVVTTFYILLFDLYFRPKATVSLKEGKVLTVLYVYIIPLLNPVVYSFRNKDVKEAMKKVFKKVVPK; via the coding sequence ATGGTCTTAACATATGGAAACTACACGGTGCAATTTATCATTGTTGGGTTTTCAGACTCTGCAGAATTACGAATTCCtcttttcctgttttttctttgtGTTTACATCTTGACAGTACTGGGAAACTTGGTACTTATCCTGCTCATATGTTTCAGCAATACATTATACAGACCAATGTATTTTTTCTTATGTAACCTCTCTTCTCTGGACATAGTCTACACAACTGTGACTTCTCCAAAGCTGATCAGCATTTTTACCACCAACAATGGAATCATATCCTTAACAGAGTGTATCACCcaacttttcttttttgtttccttttggaaCACAGAATATTTTCTCCTGACTGTGATGTCTTATGACCGTTACTTGGCAATTTGTAGACCTTTACATTATACTTTGATTATGAGTAGGAAGGCATGTACAGTTGCAGTTGCAGGAACCTGGCTGGGTGGAATGCTGGGCTCAATTGCTCCAACCACTACCACCTTTATGGCAACATATAGAGCATCAAATGAGCTCAACCATTTCTTTTGTGACATTAAAGTTCTAGAAAAGGTTGCAATTAGTGACACTACAAGTATAAGGAATGCAATCTTGCTGCATGGCCTTTTGTGTGTGACAACATCCTTCATATTTACACTGATTTCATACATCTACATAATATCCACTATCCTGAAAATTCAATCTAGAGCTGgaaaatacaaagctttctctaCTTGTGCCTCCCACCTTAGTGTGGTCACTACTTTCTATATATTACTGTTTGATCTGTATTTTAGACCCAAGGCAACAGTGTCACTAAAAGAAGGAAAGGTGCTTACTGTCCTTTATGTATATATTATTCCTCTGCTAAATCCTGTAGTATATAGTTTCAGAAATAAAGATGTTAAAGAGGCAATGAAAAAAGTCTTCAAAAAAGTTGTACCTAAATAA